ACAAATGCAATCGATTTTTGCAAAAGAGTTTCTAGGGATTGGGACTAGGCTGCTCTTCCAGCCCGGGGAATGTCGGGATACATGATGACGTTTTGGATGAAGGAAATCAACACTGTCACTCCCATTGCCCTGTCTCAGAACATTATTCACCTGGTAATCACTTCAAACTCTTCAGATGGCTGGATTTTATTAGTTGTGTATAATTCGCAGATGATCTCGGCGCAAAGTCAGAGTGTGGAAGGAGCCTTCAAAGATTTCGCGGATTAAGGTGCCCTAACTAGTATTCAAAGACTTTAATGTTATTAGTTCGGAGGCTAAACATATAGGGGGAGCTTCAAGCATTACGCAGCTAAGTCTAAGTACTTTAATGAgtttaattttctaataatttgtTAGATCTTGGCTTTTTTGGGCCCTCCTATACTTGGTGTAATGGGCAACTCGGATGTGCCCAGAGATGGGCTCGTCTTGATAGATTTCTCGCTAATTTGGGGGTTGatctttttaagaatttttctgTGTCTCATCTCAAGTGCATCTCTTCTGATCATGCGCCTCTGTTACTTAATTTGCGCATGCATTCTGtggttaaaaagaaaatattttgtatGATTACAAGGGTTGTCATGATGTGGTTGTTAAAGCCTGGAGGTTTGACCCCAAGACCTCTCCTCTTCATGCTTTCTCTCATTTCCTGTGTAGAACCAAAAATCGGCTTATTCCCTGGAGAGCTTTTGGCCTTTCCTCGTTAGATGTTGACATTCAAAACACCGAGAAAGATATTTCTTTTTAGAGAATTTAGAGAGTTCCTTTAATACTAATTCCCTGGATTTTAGTTGTCTTAGAGCTTTGACTAATAGACACACTGCCTTGCTCAAGCAGGATAACATTCGTTGGGCCAAAGAGCTCACATGTTATGGCTTAAGCAGGGTGACCTAAACATCAAATTCTTTAATAATGTTGCCAAAGTCTGTAGCCACAAGAATAGGATTTCTGTTGTCCACAATAACCTTGGGAACTCATTTTCAGATCAGATCAGTATTGagcttttttttatcaatttttttcggGATCTCTGGACTTCTAGGGGTAAATGATCCCTCAATGAGTAGTCAAAGCTCTTCCTCCTGATCACAATTCCATCTTTGAGGAAGACCAAACCTCTTTGATCAGACTAGTGATGTATATGGAGATTTTTACTACTATCAAATCTATGGTAAATGGGAAAGGCCTTGGGCCAAACGGTTTAAATGTAGAATTCTACCTTTTTTACTGGGATATCATTAAGGAACCCCTCTTTAAGGCCATTACTCATTTCCTTACTTCTGCTCAGTTGCCTAGCTCTTGGGGTAAAACCTTTATTGTACTTATCCCTAAACTTGACAAACCCAGGACAGTTTCTTTATGCAATGTGTCTTACAAAATTGTTTCTAAGATTTTAACAAATAGTTTAAAGCATGTCATGCATAAGATTGTTGGGCAAGAGCAAAGTTCTTTCTTAGCCTGGAAATCTAGCtttgataacattattgctATTCAAGAAATTGTGTATTCCTTAGAATCAGACATTGAgagcccccctaggatgattttgaaAGTGAACATAGCTAAGGCTTATGACATGATTGAGTGGGAAACTATTCTTGCAACACTCCATCTTCTGAACTTTCTCACTTTGTGGATCAATTGGATTAGGGCTTGCATTTCTAATGCTAGTTTTGCTTTGTTGATTAATGGTCATGTTGGTCGAGGTTTAAGACAAGGAGACCCGCTTTTTCCCTACCTTTTTCTCCTTGTTTCCCAGAACCTTTCTGCCAAGCTTAACAATTCTTTAGTGCATTATTGGATTCCTGGGTTTGATGAGAGGTTGAATAGAAATTTCAATCATCTTATGTTTGCCGATGATCTTGTTATTGTCTCCAAAGCCTCCCGGTCTGTTGCTAAGTCTTGCAAGTTGTGCCTGACTATTTATAATGATCAAATTGGGCAAACCCTAATGAGAGCAAATCTACCATTCACTTCCCTAGTTAGGCTAACAAGAAGGTCTGTAAAGCTATAGTGAACATACTACGTATGAAAGAGGGATCCTTCCCTCTTCAAATACCTGGGGTGCTTAATTTGGCCTAAGAGGATCAATAAGTCTCATTTCCAACCCCTGCATAATAGAGCTCAAAATTGTACTTCTGCTTGGAGCCTTAATCCTATTTTCCTGGCCGATagatctgtgtgtgtgtgtggggggtgtgtgtgtgtggggggttGTAATCGTAGCGGCTTTCACACTAGCACTACGACACTTGCTAAGCCTAATGGGGGGCTTGGTATCTGAAACTTAAGGAATGCTAAAATTGCTTTGATGGTGAAAAATGTTTTTATGGTGTTGAACTTTGAAGATAGGCTCTGgattcatattttcaatctGAAATATGGGAGCTTTGTTAGACTAGCAGACATGTCAAGAATGGCTCTAGTTTCTCTAGAGCTCTGTTCTCTGTTGCTTCCAAAATTAGGCCCAACTGCTGGGTTACAGAGTGCAATCCTGATAAAATTGGTTTTTTCACTGATCCCTGGTTTTTCGATATCACGATTGGTTTTAAACCTTCTTTCCTTAACATGAGTATTCGAATGGATGATATTTCTATTGAAGATTGTGTGAATCATGGTTCTGTTAATCATGACATGTGTAAGCTGGTTTTTGGTGAAAATATGGATACTTCTCACATGATTAATTGGAGCATAAATAGAGAAGGCAATAATTATTTGGTGTGGAATCCGAAGTGTTCCAATTCCTCAATAGTTAACTCTATATACAATTGGCTAAACTGCGATTCTGAAGGTAAGAATGGCAAATGAGAGGGCTGGAAAATTCTTTGGAAGCTCAAGACCATCTCGAGAGTTAAGCATTTCATTTGgagaatgtttcatggcagaACGCCTACATTTGCTTACCTCTAGAATCTGATCATTGGTCCAGCTAGAGAATGTTGTTTTTTGTGAGCTAGAGCTGGAATCGGAGGCCCATGTCCTTTGGGATTATCATAAGACCAAATTTATTTGGAACAATGTTGGGTCACTTGTGAGTGTGGACCTTTCTGTAATTTCAAACTTCACTGGTGGGGAGTAGATCACTAGGAGCTGGAGAGCTAATTGTGGAAGTCTGAACCTCAAAGCGATTCTAGCTTCTTGTGCTTGGTTGATTTGGAAAGCCAGGTGTGACAAAGTTTATAATAGGAGAGATCTAAAGTGGTTTGGTATTGGTAAGCAAGCTGTAAACATGGTGAGGGACATTGTCTCGGAGCATAAGCACAATACAGGGAAGTTATCCCATTTCCCTTTTCAATACTCTTTAAGTTTATTTACTGATGCAGCTTGGACTGAGCATGATGGGTGCTGTGGCACAGGTTCCGTTCTAGTGAATGGTAATCAAATGGTTTTATTTGCAGGTGCTAGTAATACCacggtggagtctagcactcaGGTTGAGATTATTGCTCTAGAGGAGGCTCTAAATAGGTATATTGAAAGAAGCTTGTACCACACACATATCTATTCTGACTGTACAAGCCTGGTTGATATGTTATACAAAGAAGATCTGACAGTTTCTTGGAGGTTCAGTGATCATCTCAAGAGAGTGTGAAGTTTTATAAGCTTATGTGATGTTGCTCATTTAGAATGTATCCCCAGAAACCTCAACCGTGTGGTGGACAAAGTTGCCAAATTTGCTCTGAAGAATcctgttgtttttttattccataGAGGCCTTGATATTCCCAACTGGCTGGTGAAGGCTGCGTACGCCAATGATTTCAAGTTTTAATTGCCTTGCTCTctgtatgttttgttgattagtttttgttttccttttagtTAGCTCTgttcttccaaaaaaacaaaacaaaaaacaaaaagaaaaactagttctttttttttttttgccataagACTCAATTACTTTGTCAATTGATGGAAGAACAAATTGGCCATCATATTAACATGAGAGAAGGCTTCTCTTCACGGAGATGGCTAGACTATAATCAATCTCCTAATGCTAACCTCAATACTAATTTAATTGTTGTTATGGAACGTAAGatgtaatttaatatataaaggCTATCAATGATATTTCCATTTCATGGTTTGGAGGGTAGTTGACCATGTTAGATAATACTATACCACAACAAGGAATGAAATGGGAAAGTTTTTTATAAACTGTTTTAATTCTACTTCATTCAGACATATATTGAAGATTCTGGTGTCgaatgttaatttaattattttattagtaaagCTCAGTCAAGTATTGAGGCTAAAATTGATGCAATGCAAATGGGGCCGAATATTGCAGCAAATTGCAACTATCAAATTGGATTCATTCCATGGATTGCATAGTTGTTTGTCAAGCTCTAAATCCAAACAGTGGAGACAATGGTTGAGTACTCAACACAAAATCTTCACTTTGAATCAACTCAGAGCATACATGAATCACCTGGTGGCTGATATCATTTCAAGAGTTTGGAATTATATTGCAGACAAACTTGAAAAGTATGGTAGAACATCACCCGGCTAATCCCTATTTCATAAAGGCATGGAGTTTCCAAAGTGGTTGATAGAGTCTATTCAAAAGATGGGCTTTCATTTCTATTGTTTAAGTTTGGATGTAGTTTGTACCTTGTTATTCATTTGAACTTTTgtaatcttctttttcttcccttAATAAGTTTGGATGTAGTTTGTACCTTGTTATTCATTTGAACTTTTGtaatcttcttgttcttcccTTAATAAATTATCTACTTGTAGGTCtttaaaaaacacacacatcaTGAGGGTTTATATATACTGATATTCctcaaaacatataaatttttaaatcttgcaattaatttgtaaataaataaaattgattaaattaatatattaagtttaatttcttttatatcaatgagtgaattttttattttatttttggcctATCAATTTTTCAGAATGAGATACAAAAAGTTTTGTAAAGATTCAATTTCtcattatttgtgtttttacatatataaatatttgaactCAAAATCTCGTATTTAAATCATTTGCAATTCTATAATTTGAACCCATCGCGAGTAATGAGTAAATTTAGATGAATGTGAAATACtgagattttttgtttttttacataatCAGAAATGTTCATTGGTGCTTGATTGAGCAATAATGTGAGATTGAAGAGACAATAGAATTTCCAAAGTGAAATGGAAGGCATGAATTGAGTGGaccctatatatataatgatatatatatataaagaaagataGGCTGCCGACAGTCGGTAATGAGGCTGAGAATTCTCAAAGCAGCCAAATAAATGGAATTTTCATGGGGGCCATGGCATTCCATTGAGCAAGAAAGTGCAAGAAGTCAACATATGCTCtcaataaacaaacaatttgAAGGATGTGAAAGATCTAATCATCTATTCCTGTCAATCTCATTGCACCATTACTGTACTCGTGATCTTTTTCCAAACTCccgtaaattttattttattttattttatttatttgttttttataaacatgaacaaatcacaagactcaactctcaatatttaaattaaaaaaaaatatcaactatGAGtggtataaattttaaatttgagagGAATTGCTCAAAAACGTCCAAACAGCTCTATTATTATTAGGCCAaaaaacttttgatttttttaaatcttttgaaaagtctctcttttttttaaaattatttttaagttcaaTAACTAAATAACTTTGGTTTTACTATTCTTACATTACgttcaatttttagtttttttttattttaatattttgaatttattattcttatatcaccttcagtttttagttttattgaaaaataaaaagtttcagagactaataaataatttttcctaaatttttttattatttttattttttaattaaattaaatttattttatataactaTTGTACATATACAAATATGTATAGCATCATATTCATTTTCTTGCAATTGCTTACTCACCTCAGCAAGATGGTCTCAAAGCCAAGGCTAGTTTACATTGAGACCGAACTCGCCTCAGCAAGCTCACCCTACCTTACTGGCATCTGTGAGCTCTCTCATCCTAGTGTGGGTTGAGCTCGCCCAACAGACGTAGGAGAACTAATTAGTGCCAAGGACctcaaatcctttttttttccccatttttttactgtttaaaaaaaaacacacatcgATCAAGTTTTGATTGGGCGAGCAATtggaaacataaaaatataaagtgaaaagtaaaaaaaaaaaaaacaataactttgtggtttttgctttttgtaaaataaaaatagaggtTTTTTTTCCCGATTATATGACATTGGCTTTTTagctttgtaaaaaaaaacgtcaatgatgttaatttttttttatagtaaagaCAAAATCGCccattaatgtaaaaaaaactaCCACGTGGTATAAagaacataattttattttatttttagaatttagaatttttttatttacaggaGTTTTAGAAAAGATCaattaacttatatatatatatatatatatatatatataagacataACGATTATTCATATGAGTTAACAATATTAATGGTTTGGTaacggttttttttttctttttgtaaatatGAGAAATCACACATCATagaattagaataaaaaaaaatacatatgttCTTACTTCTTATTTTGCAAACgaaaaaaaccataaattttttttatattttacctaaatatataaagttttagacttgtattttgtgtttttttttttctgttttaattCCTGAGCTTTGAAAATGTTTAATATGTTACTATATGGGCAGTGTTGGGATTGAGAAAATCTGATAAAATAATGgctattatattaaattataaagacaaaataaacaaaagaaaatcaaatatacagggtacaaatatcattttcaaaattttaaaattacatggAAAAAAATGCATAGTAAGGCAACttatatatttagttttgtCTAAACTtatctttgaaaaattaaaggataaacatattttatataaataaaaggtaCTATTGTCTTTTACCttgatttaaaatagttaaaattgcTTTAGGAAGAGGTCAGTGAAATAGAATCCAATCAGAAGATGACAagtaatttcttttaaaaaaaataagaggcaatAAAAAGCCTCTTTCAAATGAACAAAGCAGATATCAAATTGGGAAATGTTTattctattataaaattattttaaaatgtttgagtttatcttttcatTGTAAAAtgctaaatatatatttacatggaCAACCACCCCAGTAATATAGTTGTAGAGTAGGGTAATAGAGTAGTACATAGTATTTCATTCATctcttaattcaaaaataaaaagttcaaaTTCTACCCATGGTTATATACACAGATGTCAAAAGTAATATTTgaaatcattattaatattagtattattatcattgttattttttaattgtttttttatataataattccttctgcattattaaaaataaaaaaattagaaaatagatCCTATAAATAGGTGGTGTGTCCTTGTCTACAAATTATCTTTCCAATATTACCTCTTAATATTCATCTTGTTTACAAACAAGCTATGAATCAAGtgccatttaatttttttcccataaaattatttatgttttagaaTGTATAATgtcataatataattttataaccCCTTTTGACTCCACTTCTTGCAATTTAcccttaatttttcttaaaaatttatcaaaatactaCCATCATagattatccttttttttaaaaaaaaaaattatcatcattttaattatatatttatttagcaTATTGCAAGCAAACTATGGCCACCTTTCTGTTCTCATCTTAACacctttttttctattatacaatgatgatttatttatttatttagtttaaaaatgatgaattagttaatatacattttttttattttaaaatacacacacacacacactatatatatatatatatatatatgcatatacacacttatatatatactcatatatgtgtgtgtgtatatatatttatataaacatataaagatatttttacatatattcaaacacatacatatatgcatacatacaaacacatacatatatgcatatacatgtatgtatgtatacatgcatatatacacatatatacatgtacttatatagatacatatatatactcatatacatatatgcatatatacacatgtgtttttcaattccagatttacaaattcttttaaaaaaaatataaaatcttataatacagtaattgtagttacattcaaccaaacacaagatttgactgcattgtattttgaaaaccaagtatttccagttacattgtaactgaaaatccaccgcatttagaattacatctaaccaaacgccGTCTAAAAAAGAGTTGCAAACtctttattgtataaataaaatacatttttttattgataaatatggACAAGTACCAATTGAAAACTTATTACCCTTCTATTTGGGAGGGGAAATAATCTCTCACTTTCCTATTATAGGGTGATGTTGGATACATTATTCAAAAAAGatttctacaaaaataaatattgaaataatttaaattaattatttttcttaataatatttgattttttcacATGTTGAgcatgtcccatattttttttaatagagtaATACTATTTTGACAGAATAGAAAAGCGAATTGGTAGTCCGAATGACTTGGATGGCAAGTTGGTATCCATGTCAACATCACActattctttatctcttttttttctgaaaaaaatattttattttatttttataatctaaatccataatgttttataatttttaaagtccagagatttataataataaactcTAGACTCTAATATCTaaaaatcttaaacccaaatattatCTTATATTTAAAAGTCAAAAAACCTAAACCCAAAATGGTATCATttatgctatgtttggattgagggccggTGAGGGAAAATTAAGTAAAGCGAGGGTCTTGGAGGGTCATAGTCGGCTCTTCCTTCGTttggatagatatttttaatttcacgaAGGAAAAGAAATGGTTAACTCTAGCCTTCCGAAACCCTCTGAAACTCTACTTTTTCTGCCCCCCTGATTTGGGGTGCTGGAGGATGGAGAacctcctaaaaattttaatatttttaaaagaccttaatacccttctttttttaaattaattacataataccacttcataagtttcttcttttatttttttcaatttaattttaatttaatcaagCATTCACATGACACTCATCACATAtccttatttttatatattttttttatttgtttatttgtttgtctatgttgtatattttatttgtcaattcatcTTTAGAAGAATTTATCTCAATAGAATTctttaatatcaaaattttattcaaagtacaaataaaattaaaattttcttcgagtaagaaaaaaaaatctaattcaacataattatcatgctatgaattaaaatattagaatagatttactaacaatatgataaagtgatcttgtgatgatcTAATAGAGCTGtggagaaattgatctttaaataatatatgatatacttccaaaagaaaattaaattgtggtatttgagaagaggtaaaattaaagtataaaaatcaaaatcaaaacaataatgataattataataattataatatttattaaaaaaaactatgcttaaagtgtgaatttatttgagatattcgtaatgtatttgtttaaatagaaataagtaattttttatttaataataaaggtataattggtaaatcatattattatatgttctttccttttccttctctaaccaaacaactttttttttttctctataaaaTTTGTCAGTCTAAATAAGGGTTGAACATGTACTTTCCTTTTCTTTACTTTCCCTCCCTTTCTCTCCCCTTCCCTCCCCTTACTTTCCTTTCAACTTTTGAATTCAAACACTATGTTAGGCTTTTAAGGAGGAGGTTTCCAGAGTACATTTTACACTAAGTttagatgataaaaataaattaagtttttttatataaaaagagagagaaagactGACATCGATGATAATATGAATGTCAATTTAGCATCCACGACATTCGGACTACCAATTCAGTCTATTTATTAGGTCTAAATaccattattaattttaatattaagttgCCAATGGGCGTTTTCCTTCTTATCAAGCTGTACGCATGGAATTGATtacttgattgagtttggtACAACAACCTACATGGAATTGTGTTTGCATAAGACTTGCAAATCGCATTgactgaaataaaaaaataaaaaaaaataaaaaaataaataactccaTAATTGATTCTTTTATAGCATGTGTTCAATGCAATCCTACTCTTATTTATCATTAACacacttctcttttttttttaaaaaaaaaagtgtgtaaTAATTAAAAGTTCTTTCCATGGTCACTAACAATAAATCCTCTTATTCAAATACTCATCACCAACACATTTATATTTATGCTGTATCTCCTtgataaatcatttttaaataaagatttacaataattataaaataggcCTTGATAAGTGAccaaaatattttaagaattttgAACTATTATGGCATTGTTCAGatctataataataaaaacaataataataacaacaactcTACATTGACATACCATGCATACAGCTTctattgcaaataaaaaaaaaaacattaaaattgaaTCATGAAGACAAGTTTgacaagaaaaccaaaactcAACATGATTCATGTTGATTCAAACTCATATTTTCTGCTTTCATGATTTGGCCATTCTTTTTCTTATACAAGAAGGCATGATTTGGAAACCAAAACAGCATATCATCTTCACTGTTTCATACATCGCCTTTAaagatgattgattgattatataGATATACAAATTCCCCGATTCGTCGCTCAGTTTTGTTTGCAGAAAAAGGATTTTTCAAGATATACCTGATGCAGTAATTAACCGCGGCCATGTTCAGGACTCATTTTCTGCCTCCTCTTCTCAGTGAAGGTGAGATTCAGTAGCAAACTCGGCAAACAACAACTTgaacttcttctttcctttctaTGCTTCAAGTCTCTGCTCGGAGTCATTGCCTCACTGCCGCAGACTGAACTAGCTCCCGAAAAATATGGTGTCCCAACAACTGACTTTGGAGGATGTTCAGTGTCAAGTCTGTTAGCAAATAGCTCGCCATTTGGTGCCTTGTTGTTGTGTGATACATTTTGCCCGTTGCTAATTTGTTCACTGTATAATGATTCCTGTAGAAGTTCAgcaagttttttctttctttcagtAGGAGAAGGTTCCACACTGGAATTAGGAAATGTGCTGCCCATATAAGCTTTGTTCCGGGGAGTTGTTCCAAACTGATGGTTTGGAGTACTGCCCCGTGAAGGTGTGAAATCTGCAAGAAAAGTTCATTAAATTGGCAGACACTTGCTAATCATTAAGCAAAAGGATCATGGTCCTTGATTTACCATAAATTTAGAATACATATACGAGAACCATGTTATTACCTCCATTGACACTGTAAAAATCATCATCGCAATCAGAATCTAACCATGCCCTCGAATCAAAGAAGGTCTCATCCTTGCTTCCTGCAGAACCATAAATGAGTAAACAATCATATGAATTTTCATAAGTTTTCAAATTCTAGACACAATTTGCAGAGAAGCAAAGAATTGAATGTTTCATTAAACAAGTTggccaaaaatttaaaacaaaatataatgatAGATTATCATTATGCCGAAGCTGTACAAAGGCATTCAATACTGAAAATAAACCTTTAGTAGACAAACTGATATCTTGAAATCTTACAATAGCAGTAACAAAAGGAATATAATTAACAATTTAATCCGAACAAAATGTAAGAACAGTAttcctgtttttgttgttgatctGCTACACCAACCTCAagtgattattaatttattatagtaaATAAAGTTACCCAAGTTTCAACTCAGAAACTGATGTAGACTTTTGGACATCagtttaaaaatgaagtttTTTATTAAGATCAAACATcaattgataaaagaaaaaaaaaattaaattagagcTTAATTTAGAATTTCAATGGCCAAATTTTGCTGACATCAATTCATATTCATGAAGATGTGACAAAGCATGCAGTCCTTGTGGGGCATAGCCATAAACTAgccaataaaaatcaatcacTAACAATGACAGATACCGGTTTATCTCTATCTATGGTCGACACAGTGAAACTGTAGTTCGACATGAAACTTTAGGCATCAACCAGACATTAGAATCcacaaaaataacaattgaTTACTTACCGAAGTGGAAGG
The nucleotide sequence above comes from Dioscorea cayenensis subsp. rotundata cultivar TDr96_F1 unplaced genomic scaffold, TDr96_F1_v2_PseudoChromosome.rev07_lg8_w22 25.fasta BLBR01000847.1, whole genome shotgun sequence. Encoded proteins:
- the LOC120255118 gene encoding uncharacterized protein At3g27210-like, which codes for MRFHLGLGSKAKKLFVSSPTKKKPLNGEIQVGNLEPGLGGFRSPDYGSKDETFFDSRAWLDSDCDDDFYSVNGDFTPSRGSTPNHQFGTTPRNKAYMGSTFPNSSVEPSPTERKKKLAELLQESLYSEQISNGQNVSHNNKAPNGELFANRLDTEHPPKSVVGTPYFSGASSVCGSEAMTPSRDLKHRKERRSSSCCLPSLLLNLTFTEKRRQKMSPEHGRG